The following proteins are encoded in a genomic region of Gimesia algae:
- the fhcD gene encoding formylmethanofuran--tetrahydromethanopterin N-formyltransferase — protein sequence MNNHTELALNGVPVCDTFAEAFTTVGTRIIVTALTESWVRIAAAEITGYATSVIACDAEAGVEKYLSSAESPDGRPGVSLMFFAFGQSALEKAVTNRVGQCILTCPTTACYSGYSSKDPEKNIALGSQLRFFGDGFQVSKKWGDRRLWRVPVMDGEFVCEDQTGTFKGVAGGNLLICATDQKSGLLATEAAVAAMRQVDLTILPFPGGIVRSGSKVGSRYSKLKASTNDAYCPTLQAQTTSELPEGTGCVYEIVIDGAAFEPVQQAMQVGLHTVCQQPGVLQITAGNYGGKLGKHHFHLKDLIDAAPA from the coding sequence TTGAACAATCATACCGAACTGGCATTAAACGGCGTTCCTGTTTGCGATACATTTGCTGAAGCATTTACCACCGTCGGCACGCGAATCATTGTGACTGCCTTGACGGAATCCTGGGTCAGAATCGCAGCGGCAGAAATCACCGGGTATGCAACCAGCGTGATTGCCTGCGATGCTGAAGCCGGTGTAGAAAAATATCTCTCCTCTGCAGAAAGCCCCGATGGTCGACCGGGGGTCAGTCTGATGTTCTTTGCCTTCGGCCAGTCCGCTCTGGAAAAAGCCGTCACCAACCGCGTGGGACAATGTATCCTCACCTGCCCCACCACTGCCTGTTACTCCGGCTATTCATCAAAAGATCCGGAAAAGAACATTGCCTTGGGAAGCCAACTGCGATTTTTTGGAGACGGCTTCCAGGTCTCGAAGAAATGGGGAGACCGCAGACTCTGGCGTGTGCCCGTCATGGATGGTGAGTTTGTCTGCGAAGATCAGACCGGCACATTCAAGGGCGTCGCCGGCGGTAATCTGTTAATCTGTGCCACCGATCAGAAAAGCGGACTTCTCGCGACAGAAGCGGCAGTCGCAGCCATGCGGCAGGTCGACCTCACAATTCTTCCCTTCCCTGGAGGCATCGTCCGCAGTGGCAGTAAAGTCGGCTCCCGCTATTCGAAACTCAAGGCCAGTACTAACGATGCCTATTGCCCGACTTTACAGGCACAGACAACATCGGAACTGCCGGAAGGGACAGGCTGCGTCTATGAAATTGTCATCGACGGTGCTGCGTTTGAACCAGTACAACAGGCAATGCAGGTCGGACTGCATACTGTCTGTCAACAACCGGGTGTCCTCCAGATTACCGCCGGAAACTATGGCGGCAAACTGGGGAAACATCACTTTCATCTCAAAGACCTGATCGACGCCGCTCCGGCCTGA
- a CDS encoding response regulator transcription factor yields MTIQQEATVFVVDDDPAIRKSLRWLIESVGLKVQTHELASEFLESYSPDIPGCLVLDVRIPGMSGLELQEKLREQGYDIPVIIVSGYGDVPMAVRAMKAGAIDFLEKPVSDQVLLDYIQKGIETDIKNKQNRIQNQDLMERKELLTRREREVMEYVVAGFSSREIAEKLNVSFKTVEAHRAKIMKKMQAKSVPKLIQMDLQIKVVPEYLRDH; encoded by the coding sequence ATGACAATCCAGCAGGAAGCAACCGTCTTCGTTGTTGATGACGACCCCGCCATCAGAAAATCACTTCGCTGGCTGATTGAATCGGTCGGCCTGAAAGTGCAGACTCACGAACTTGCCAGCGAATTTCTGGAGAGTTATTCCCCCGATATTCCCGGCTGCCTGGTCCTGGATGTCAGAATCCCTGGCATGAGTGGTCTGGAATTACAGGAAAAACTGCGGGAACAGGGCTACGATATCCCTGTGATTATTGTCTCTGGTTACGGGGACGTCCCCATGGCTGTACGCGCCATGAAAGCAGGAGCTATCGACTTTCTCGAAAAGCCCGTCAGCGATCAGGTTCTGCTGGACTATATTCAGAAAGGCATTGAAACGGACATCAAGAACAAACAGAACCGGATACAGAATCAGGATCTGATGGAACGCAAAGAATTACTTACCCGCCGTGAACGGGAAGTTATGGAGTATGTAGTCGCCGGTTTTTCCAGTCGCGAAATTGCCGAAAAGCTGAATGTCAGCTTTAAAACGGTGGAAGCACACCGCGCTAAAATCATGAAAAAAATGCAGGCCAAAAGCGTGCCCAAACTGATTCAGATGGATCTGCAGATCAAAGTTGTTCCCGAGTATCTCCGTGACCACTGA
- a CDS encoding PAS domain S-box protein codes for MNHNQSPEHNRLSSRIISETFPELQTGDFLQNIIDSDQQLLQKILSITPLIIWAVDRHGIVTLSEGGGLNRLGFLPGEWVGKSVFKEYADDPELIDIFNRTLQGEELQRIRAAGELVFDVDYNPLFDEQGHVDGFLSVAIDITEKVTSQEELRRSEERFSKIFQVNPIAMCITEIDTGIFIEVNENFLTALQCSREFILGKSAFDIGFWPSKETRREMIEKVQKEGTARELYFDFIIPNGSRLCTMLSAVQIYFRGETFLLSCVKDITREQSALDELEKLNENLEARVASRTAELEHAHAILNEEYTKRNRLFNALQQTEAKWRSLVTNAPDTILTLDHVGNILFINHQIEAVNMDDIIGSSIFSYMNQSDLNKARDILQEVFQSGKTQVMETEGLNTEGKKTLYSCRIGAMVTEGSIIAAMVIATDITQQKQAEQELVRRRAELAHLSRLSTMGELAAELSHELNQPLAAINNYTNGCIRRIQSGTTTLDNLIEPLEEISRQAQRASETIKRLRRHVQKGEVEQKYLDINAIIQNSIALLEHELQRNFVALHLELSPGPLRIIGDAIQIEQVLVNLLLNAFEAMSEHPPEERKVVIQSDQDQTGNLMICVTDSGIGLKKGQENSIFETFYTTKQKGLGVGLSISQTIIEAHGGKLTPRRNKRGASFVITLPLAHGDRNSGV; via the coding sequence GTGAATCACAATCAGTCACCGGAACACAACAGACTCTCATCCCGGATCATATCGGAAACATTTCCGGAACTGCAGACCGGAGATTTTCTGCAGAACATCATCGACTCAGATCAGCAACTGCTCCAGAAAATTCTTTCCATCACTCCACTGATCATCTGGGCCGTCGATCGCCATGGGATCGTCACACTCTCGGAAGGAGGTGGCCTGAACCGCCTGGGATTTCTTCCGGGAGAATGGGTGGGTAAATCTGTTTTCAAAGAGTACGCTGATGATCCCGAACTGATTGATATTTTCAATCGAACTCTCCAAGGCGAAGAACTGCAACGGATCCGGGCAGCCGGTGAGCTTGTCTTTGATGTCGATTACAATCCGTTGTTTGATGAACAGGGTCATGTCGACGGATTTCTTTCAGTCGCCATTGATATCACTGAAAAAGTCACTTCGCAGGAAGAGCTCCGCCGTTCCGAAGAACGCTTCAGTAAGATTTTTCAGGTCAATCCGATCGCCATGTGCATTACGGAGATCGATACCGGAATCTTCATCGAGGTCAATGAAAACTTTCTCACCGCGCTGCAATGCAGCCGGGAATTCATCCTGGGTAAAAGCGCCTTTGACATTGGTTTCTGGCCCAGCAAAGAAACCCGCCGGGAGATGATTGAAAAAGTTCAGAAAGAAGGGACCGCGCGCGAACTCTATTTTGACTTCATCATTCCGAATGGCTCCCGCTTATGCACCATGCTCTCCGCGGTCCAGATCTATTTTCGAGGAGAGACATTTCTTCTCTCCTGTGTAAAAGACATCACCAGAGAACAGTCAGCTCTGGATGAACTCGAAAAATTAAATGAAAACCTCGAAGCCAGAGTCGCCTCCCGCACTGCCGAACTGGAACACGCCCATGCAATTCTGAACGAAGAATATACCAAACGAAACCGGCTGTTTAATGCGCTGCAACAGACAGAAGCCAAATGGCGTTCACTCGTAACCAATGCACCCGATACGATCCTGACACTGGATCATGTAGGCAACATTCTCTTTATCAATCATCAAATTGAAGCAGTCAACATGGATGACATCATCGGCTCATCCATTTTCAGTTACATGAATCAGTCAGACCTCAATAAAGCCCGTGATATTCTTCAGGAAGTCTTTCAGTCAGGAAAGACACAGGTGATGGAAACGGAAGGTCTCAACACAGAAGGCAAAAAAACACTCTACTCCTGCCGCATCGGTGCCATGGTGACCGAAGGCAGCATTATCGCCGCGATGGTCATTGCAACTGATATTACTCAACAGAAACAGGCAGAACAGGAACTGGTGAGGCGTCGTGCGGAACTCGCGCATCTTTCCAGGCTCTCTACAATGGGGGAACTGGCTGCCGAACTCTCGCATGAATTAAACCAGCCACTGGCAGCCATCAATAATTACACGAATGGCTGTATTCGCCGCATCCAGTCCGGAACCACGACTCTGGATAACCTGATTGAACCTCTCGAAGAAATCTCACGTCAGGCACAACGCGCCAGTGAAACGATTAAGCGTCTCAGGAGGCATGTTCAAAAGGGTGAAGTCGAACAGAAATATCTGGATATCAACGCCATCATACAAAATTCCATCGCGCTCCTGGAACACGAGCTCCAGCGAAATTTTGTCGCATTGCACCTGGAGTTAAGCCCGGGGCCTCTTCGGATCATTGGAGATGCGATCCAGATTGAACAGGTATTGGTCAATCTGTTGCTCAATGCCTTTGAAGCAATGTCAGAGCATCCCCCGGAAGAACGCAAAGTCGTGATTCAATCTGATCAGGATCAGACGGGAAATCTGATGATATGCGTGACAGACAGTGGAATCGGTTTGAAAAAAGGTCAGGAAAATTCTATCTTCGAAACATTCTACACAACAAAACAGAAGGGACTGGGCGTCGGTTTGTCAATCAGCCAGACGATTATCGAAGCCCACGGAGGGAAACTGACCCCACGTAGAAACAAACGAGGGGCCAGTTTTGTGATCACTCTTCCATTAGCTCATGGAGATCGAAACAGTGGTGTCTGA
- a CDS encoding DUF3467 domain-containing protein, with the protein MSAKKDDKPADETTEPAAEQAAAAAPAQQQQQVKVNDDNVAASYANFCRVSSTPEELILDLGLNPQPLDPANTEISVGQRIILNHYTAKRLLSALSMALQRHEQAFGVLETDIRKRVVRQQT; encoded by the coding sequence GTGAGTGCTAAGAAAGATGACAAACCAGCTGACGAGACAACAGAACCCGCTGCAGAACAGGCTGCAGCTGCAGCTCCCGCTCAGCAACAACAGCAGGTCAAAGTGAATGACGACAATGTGGCTGCCAGCTACGCCAACTTCTGCCGTGTATCCAGTACACCAGAAGAACTGATTCTGGACCTGGGTCTGAATCCTCAGCCACTGGATCCAGCCAACACTGAGATCAGTGTTGGTCAGCGGATCATTCTGAACCATTACACCGCCAAGCGTTTGTTGAGTGCACTCTCAATGGCTTTACAGCGTCATGAGCAGGCATTTGGTGTTCTGGAAACAGATATCCGTAAACGAGTTGTTCGTCAGCAGACCTAA
- a CDS encoding 2-oxoglutarate dehydrogenase E1 component, with product MLDKPDSASYYSEGNGHSDNQLPEAMLNDLSSESLTFVESLYTNYLESPSSVSQEWREYFSKFSQKSTRSRKPNFGPSFKRHTMFNPPGRQKTEGLDRQTMKIADRQERLDQLIRNYRVRGHILASLDPLGKKRATPPELMPEFYDFSERDYDRVFSTSTFGGPKQRTLREMIQWLRNTYCRSIGAQFMHIDSLRVRKWLQNRMESTANFLKFERPESLRILRRLTDSVVFEEFIQKKYVGLKSFSLEGAESLIPLLDLAIEKAGEQGVDEIVFGMAHRGRLNVLTNIMGKKPREIFREYEDSVPEMSVGRGDVKYHLGYSSDWMTESGHNVHLTLCFNPSHLEFVNPVAMGRMRAKQDRWANIDRTKGMVLLIHGDAAFAGEGVVQESLNLSELRGYRTGGTIHVVVNNQIGFTTDPAQSRSSTYATDVAKMLQIPIFHVNGEDPEAVAQVVRLAMDFRKEFHRDVVIDMYCYRRRGHNEGDEPAFTQPLMYDIINKRPSVRDSFLQRMLERKSVTKEDGDRLQDESISHLEAELSAARAKNYPHTVELPAGIWAGYRGGRELPADQIDTGVPEKDLINMLLKQTEVPEHFTPHKKIQRLLNIRKEMAEGERKIDWGTAEALAFASLLTEGYRIRVSGQDAQRGTFSHRHAVLHDVKNGKKYTPLKHLVGGQGPVEFVNSPLSEAGVLGFDYGYSLDCPDGLIIWEAQFGDFCNAAQVIIDQFIVSAEDKWQRYSGMVMLLPHGFEGQGPEHSSARFERFLQLAAESNIQIAMPTTPDQFFHLLRRQMIRKWRKPLIVMTPKSLLRHRDAVSSFKSMSSGSFIKVIGDTTDLEPAKVKRILLCTGKIYYDLSEHRKQTERDDVAIIRMEQLYPVPKEELEQALASYPEGTPVYWVQEEPENMGAWRFMYCRFKGNLFGRHPLKGVYRPASASPATGSGRSHQFEQEMLISESFREEE from the coding sequence ATGCTTGATAAACCAGATTCTGCTTCGTATTACTCTGAAGGCAATGGGCACTCCGACAATCAGCTGCCTGAAGCAATGCTCAACGATTTAAGCTCGGAATCGTTAACTTTCGTGGAGTCGCTGTACACGAACTATCTGGAGTCGCCCAGCTCCGTCTCCCAGGAATGGCGGGAGTATTTCTCGAAGTTCTCCCAGAAGTCGACCCGGAGCCGCAAACCGAATTTCGGGCCTTCCTTCAAACGTCATACCATGTTCAACCCTCCTGGCAGACAGAAGACAGAGGGGCTGGACCGGCAGACGATGAAAATTGCTGATCGCCAGGAGCGTCTGGACCAGCTGATTCGTAATTACCGGGTGCGGGGACACATTCTGGCTTCGCTGGACCCGCTGGGAAAAAAGCGGGCGACGCCTCCGGAACTGATGCCCGAATTCTACGATTTCTCAGAACGGGATTACGATCGCGTCTTTTCGACATCAACATTTGGTGGTCCCAAGCAGCGAACTTTGCGGGAGATGATCCAGTGGTTGCGGAATACCTACTGTCGATCGATCGGTGCGCAGTTTATGCACATCGACAGTCTGCGTGTGCGGAAGTGGCTGCAAAACCGGATGGAAAGTACCGCGAATTTTCTGAAGTTCGAACGTCCCGAGTCATTACGGATTCTGCGACGGTTGACCGATTCGGTTGTGTTTGAAGAGTTCATCCAGAAAAAATATGTAGGACTGAAAAGCTTCTCACTGGAAGGAGCCGAGAGCCTGATTCCTCTGCTGGACCTGGCGATTGAAAAAGCGGGTGAGCAGGGTGTCGATGAAATCGTTTTCGGTATGGCGCACCGGGGTCGCCTGAATGTTCTGACTAACATCATGGGGAAAAAACCACGCGAAATATTCCGTGAATACGAAGACTCTGTCCCCGAGATGAGCGTCGGTCGAGGTGATGTGAAATATCACCTGGGTTACAGTTCAGACTGGATGACCGAGTCGGGTCACAACGTGCATCTGACGCTCTGTTTCAACCCGAGCCATCTGGAATTTGTGAACCCGGTGGCGATGGGCCGCATGCGCGCCAAGCAGGATCGCTGGGCCAATATTGATCGTACCAAAGGGATGGTCCTGCTGATTCACGGTGATGCTGCTTTTGCGGGGGAAGGTGTTGTTCAGGAGAGTCTGAACCTGAGTGAGCTCAGAGGCTATCGTACTGGTGGTACCATTCATGTGGTCGTAAACAACCAGATTGGTTTCACAACTGATCCGGCACAGAGTCGCTCTTCCACCTACGCAACAGACGTGGCAAAGATGTTGCAGATCCCCATTTTTCATGTGAATGGGGAAGATCCGGAAGCGGTGGCCCAGGTTGTCCGACTGGCGATGGATTTCCGCAAAGAATTCCACCGTGATGTTGTGATCGACATGTATTGCTATCGTCGACGGGGGCATAACGAAGGGGATGAGCCAGCATTCACACAGCCTCTGATGTATGACATTATCAATAAGCGTCCTTCGGTACGGGACAGCTTCCTGCAGCGTATGCTGGAACGGAAGTCTGTGACGAAAGAGGATGGAGACCGGCTGCAGGATGAAAGTATCTCGCATCTGGAAGCCGAACTGTCGGCAGCCCGGGCCAAGAATTATCCGCATACCGTAGAACTGCCCGCAGGGATCTGGGCCGGTTACCGGGGCGGTCGCGAGTTACCGGCAGATCAGATTGATACCGGAGTTCCCGAGAAAGATCTGATCAACATGCTGCTGAAGCAGACCGAGGTTCCCGAGCATTTTACGCCGCACAAGAAGATCCAGCGACTGCTGAATATCCGCAAGGAGATGGCAGAGGGTGAGCGAAAGATTGACTGGGGAACGGCTGAGGCGCTGGCGTTTGCCTCTCTGCTGACCGAAGGATACCGGATCCGAGTCAGTGGTCAGGACGCACAGCGCGGCACATTCAGTCATCGGCATGCCGTGCTGCATGATGTCAAAAATGGTAAAAAATATACGCCGTTGAAACATCTGGTCGGAGGACAGGGGCCGGTCGAGTTTGTGAACAGCCCGCTCTCTGAAGCAGGCGTTCTCGGCTTTGATTATGGTTACAGTCTGGACTGTCCTGATGGGCTGATTATCTGGGAAGCACAGTTTGGTGATTTCTGTAATGCCGCACAGGTAATTATCGATCAGTTTATCGTGAGTGCGGAAGATAAATGGCAGCGTTACAGTGGCATGGTGATGCTGTTACCACACGGTTTTGAAGGGCAGGGACCGGAACACTCCAGTGCCCGCTTCGAGCGTTTTCTGCAGCTGGCGGCGGAAAGTAATATCCAGATTGCGATGCCTACCACGCCGGATCAGTTTTTCCACCTGCTGCGGCGTCAGATGATCCGCAAATGGCGGAAGCCATTGATTGTGATGACTCCCAAGAGTCTGTTAAGGCATCGTGACGCGGTCTCCAGCTTCAAATCGATGAGTTCAGGATCCTTTATCAAAGTGATCGGCGATACCACAGATCTGGAACCAGCGAAGGTCAAACGCATTCTGCTGTGTACCGGTAAGATCTACTACGATTTAAGTGAGCACCGTAAACAGACTGAGCGGGACGATGTGGCCATCATCCGAATGGAACAGCTCTATCCGGTTCCCAAAGAAGAACTGGAACAGGCGCTGGCCTCTTATCCGGAAGGAACTCCCGTGTACTGGGTCCAGGAAGAGCCTGAAAACATGGGTGCCTGGCGGTTCATGTATTGTCGTTTCAAAGGCAATCTGTTTGGTCGCCATCCGTTGAAAGGCGTGTATCGTCCGGCAAGTGCCAGTCCGGCGACCGGTTCGGGACGCAGTCACCAGTTTGAACAGGAAATGCTGATTTCCGAAAGCTTCCGGGAAGAAGAATAA